One window from the genome of Mucilaginibacter ginsenosidivorans encodes:
- a CDS encoding lipopolysaccharide biosynthesis protein has protein sequence MLSYLRSKVQGFWNGGHERTLKIKRNIAYTLLIKGAGVLIGFILIPMTIGYVSKGQYGIWLTIASLVMWMNTFDIGLSNGLRNKMAHSLALGERDNIVKYISTTYAILFLISVTIFLTFFIVGSFFDWNQMLNVKDTVSYNIWPIVLIAIGSFCVQFFLQPINSVLMAAHQPFKSSLILLLGQVLTFIIILLLTMFTHGSLFLLVFAVAGSPLVVFLFANIYLYSTEFKLYAPKFSYIDFGSARSLLSTGGVFFFIQMGAVVLYQTDNILITRTLGPDEVTTFNVAYKYFSLISVIFSIIMTPYWSAFTDAAAKNDWGWIKHSLKKMRMLWVYVGVLTTVLYLFSSIFYQLWLHGKVDVPNFLSLNMAIFVLTVAWQSIYAYTLNGIGKLRMQLIFVVGTAVLNIPLSIVLIHWLGVSGSVIANTVMVLLMNVIFTYQVNLIVKQKATGIWNK, from the coding sequence ATGTTATCGTATTTAAGAAGCAAGGTACAGGGTTTTTGGAACGGCGGTCATGAGCGTACACTAAAGATTAAAAGAAATATTGCGTACACGCTGCTGATCAAAGGAGCAGGTGTTTTGATAGGTTTCATCCTGATACCTATGACTATTGGCTACGTAAGCAAGGGCCAATATGGTATTTGGCTCACTATAGCGTCGCTGGTTATGTGGATGAATACTTTCGATATTGGATTAAGCAACGGATTGCGGAACAAAATGGCTCACTCGCTTGCCCTGGGCGAGCGGGATAACATTGTAAAATACATCAGCACTACTTACGCTATTTTATTTCTGATATCAGTTACGATCTTTTTAACTTTTTTTATTGTCGGTTCCTTTTTTGATTGGAACCAAATGCTGAATGTTAAAGATACCGTTAGTTACAATATCTGGCCGATAGTTCTTATTGCCATAGGTTCGTTTTGCGTTCAATTTTTTCTTCAACCCATAAATAGTGTACTGATGGCCGCCCATCAGCCATTTAAATCGTCTTTGATACTGTTGTTGGGCCAGGTCTTGACATTCATAATAATTTTACTGCTTACCATGTTTACCCATGGCAGCTTATTTTTATTGGTATTTGCCGTAGCAGGGTCACCTCTTGTCGTGTTCCTTTTTGCCAATATTTATCTTTACAGCACAGAGTTTAAGCTTTATGCGCCCAAGTTCAGTTACATAGACTTTGGGAGTGCCAGGAGCCTTCTTAGTACCGGCGGAGTATTCTTTTTTATCCAGATGGGTGCAGTTGTGTTGTATCAGACGGATAATATCCTGATAACGCGTACACTTGGTCCTGATGAAGTAACAACTTTTAACGTAGCTTATAAATATTTTTCGCTTATTTCTGTCATATTCAGTATTATCATGACTCCTTACTGGAGCGCCTTTACAGATGCTGCAGCCAAAAACGATTGGGGCTGGATAAAGCACTCGCTAAAAAAAATGCGGATGCTATGGGTATATGTGGGCGTACTTACGACGGTCCTTTATTTATTCTCGTCCATTTTTTATCAATTATGGCTTCATGGTAAAGTTGATGTGCCGAATTTTCTGTCGCTTAATATGGCCATATTCGTTCTTACTGTGGCCTGGCAATCTATTTATGCCTATACACTTAACGGCATAGGTAAGTTGCGGATGCAATTGATCTTTGTTGTTGGCACCGCTGTATTAAATATTCCTTTATCTATTGTACTGATCCATTGGTTGGGTGTATCGGGCTCTGTAATAGCAAACACGGTTATGGTATTATTGATGAATGTGATCTTTACCTACCAGGTCAATTTGATAGTTAAACAAAAGGCTACCGGTATCTGGAACAAGTAA
- a CDS encoding GumC family protein, with protein MCAQTSAASRNKPKPVSNEELLNFREILGKYLYHWPLYILLLIICGGAGFVYSKLVKPGYEVKASIVLTDDRDNKTSHKDVLDQLEVTDAPQVVENEIQILKSRNLISRVVYDLKLYINYSRESKLVKKEDLYKKSPVEFELINGQLIGDHKFEVVIKDTSTFLLKGAFDKAKLFHFSNTLSNSFGTWKLNPTKDIKDYIGSTINITVSDPNAVANGFQGAISVTLLDKQASTIELSYTDQLPQRGKDVVNDVIYRYNEENMNAKNLLTQNTLDFIDKRLASLKGELSTAENDVQSYRSSRGINDISKQSDSYLQNTQVNDREMQDVDIQLSTVQAIESYVNSPGRSSVPSTAGITDQGLSSLVQKLVDLQQERERMLANTPESNPIFDPINSQIKAARSAIKENIASTKSTLLAKKRQLQSYGNKAQTQIRDVPKQEQELVSLMRAQQLKETLYTYLQQKREEVALSYASTQIDARTVDTAYVVPPKGSKKMIPLAAGLALGLFIPTGLILGRHTFRNRISTNKDITRAVSIPILSELTFEKSKNPIVVHDRGKFALAEEFRTLRTKLHYLHEKTDKGRVTLLTSSIATEGKSFVATNLAVALAASGRKTIILEMDLRKPRVTAVLDIQKDHVGISNYLIGEATETRIIQKSELYPNLDVMGSGTIDTNPSELLEQESTTKLFEWLREHYDDIIVDTPPVSIVTDAIILSRLVDVTLYVVRQGYTPKTILPFMKNLEEEQHFPKLNIVFNGIEKGRYGYSGYTSYGYGDYIESKEARKKYSRGIFSDFFKRF; from the coding sequence ATGTGTGCCCAAACATCTGCTGCAAGTCGAAATAAACCCAAACCGGTTAGTAACGAAGAATTATTAAATTTCCGTGAAATACTAGGTAAGTACTTATATCACTGGCCTTTATATATCCTGTTGTTGATTATATGCGGTGGTGCAGGTTTTGTATACTCTAAACTTGTAAAGCCGGGTTATGAGGTAAAGGCCTCCATTGTTTTAACGGATGACAGAGACAACAAAACAAGCCACAAGGATGTGCTGGATCAGCTTGAGGTTACAGATGCCCCGCAAGTTGTTGAAAACGAAATACAGATATTAAAATCGAGAAACTTGATTAGCAGGGTAGTATACGACCTGAAATTATATATCAATTATAGCCGCGAATCAAAACTTGTTAAAAAAGAGGACCTTTATAAGAAAAGCCCGGTCGAATTTGAACTTATTAATGGCCAGCTTATAGGTGATCATAAATTTGAAGTTGTTATAAAAGACACCAGTACCTTTTTATTAAAAGGTGCCTTTGATAAAGCAAAATTATTCCATTTTTCGAACACGTTGTCAAATAGCTTTGGCACCTGGAAATTGAATCCGACAAAGGATATAAAAGATTATATCGGTTCAACCATCAATATCACCGTATCCGATCCAAATGCTGTTGCAAATGGTTTCCAGGGTGCGATATCGGTTACATTGCTTGATAAACAAGCTTCGACAATTGAGTTAAGTTATACCGATCAGCTGCCACAGAGAGGTAAGGATGTGGTGAACGATGTTATATATCGCTATAACGAGGAGAATATGAATGCGAAAAATCTCCTTACACAAAATACCCTCGATTTTATAGATAAGCGCCTTGCCTCGCTAAAAGGCGAATTGTCAACCGCGGAGAATGATGTTCAAAGCTACAGAAGCAGTCGCGGTATAAATGATATTAGTAAGCAATCCGATTCGTACCTTCAGAATACTCAAGTGAATGATCGGGAGATGCAGGATGTTGATATCCAACTTAGTACGGTGCAGGCTATTGAAAGCTATGTGAATTCGCCTGGCCGGTCAAGTGTTCCATCAACCGCAGGTATAACTGATCAGGGGCTTTCATCGCTGGTGCAAAAACTGGTAGACCTTCAGCAGGAACGTGAGAGAATGCTGGCTAACACACCTGAAAGCAACCCGATCTTCGATCCTATAAACAGCCAGATAAAGGCAGCTCGTTCAGCTATAAAGGAAAACATAGCAAGCACCAAGTCAACCCTGCTTGCAAAGAAACGTCAGTTACAAAGCTACGGAAACAAGGCGCAGACCCAAATTAGAGATGTGCCGAAACAGGAACAGGAATTAGTTAGCCTGATGCGCGCGCAGCAATTAAAAGAAACGCTTTATACTTATCTTCAGCAGAAACGGGAGGAGGTAGCATTAAGCTATGCGTCCACCCAGATCGATGCCCGTACGGTTGACACGGCTTATGTGGTGCCGCCCAAAGGATCGAAGAAAATGATACCTCTTGCCGCCGGACTCGCATTAGGTTTATTTATCCCTACAGGGTTAATCCTCGGTAGGCACACCTTTCGTAACAGGATAAGTACGAATAAGGACATTACAAGAGCAGTGTCCATTCCGATATTGAGCGAGTTAACTTTTGAAAAGTCAAAAAACCCTATCGTTGTACACGACAGGGGTAAATTTGCGCTTGCCGAAGAGTTTAGGACATTGCGAACAAAACTGCACTATCTGCACGAAAAAACAGATAAAGGGCGTGTAACGCTGCTTACATCAAGCATAGCAACTGAAGGAAAAAGCTTTGTTGCGACTAACCTGGCAGTTGCATTGGCTGCCTCAGGTAGAAAAACGATCATCCTGGAAATGGACCTGCGCAAACCAAGGGTTACAGCTGTTTTGGACATACAGAAAGATCACGTAGGTATTTCGAACTACCTTATTGGCGAAGCTACTGAAACCAGGATCATTCAAAAATCGGAATTGTATCCAAACCTGGATGTGATGGGAAGTGGTACAATTGATACCAATCCATCGGAATTACTTGAACAAGAAAGCACAACTAAGTTGTTTGAATGGCTTCGGGAACATTATGACGATATTATAGTGGATACGCCGCCGGTTAGTATAGTTACTGATGCAATTATACTTTCGCGCCTGGTTGATGTAACACTTTATGTAGTACGCCAGGGGTATACGCCTAAAACAATTCTGCCTTTTATGAAGAACCTCGAAGAAGAGCAGCATTTTCCAAAGCTGAATATTGTATTCAACGGGATTGAAAAAGGACGTTACGGGTATAGCGGTTATACTTCATATGGTTACGGGGATTATATTGAAAGTAAGGAAGCCAGGAAAAAATATTCAAGAGGCATATTTAGTGATTTTTTCAAACGGTTTTAA
- a CDS encoding polysaccharide biosynthesis/export family protein, translating into MKRTFINLVIVGLLFFAASCGTYKQVPYFQDLDRSSVVSQEIKNYSPLTIQSGDILGISVTSNSDPAAVAVFNYNLNRVNGVNSDFTPSNAVVGYLVDTKGNIQVPYLGTMKVAGYTTTDLRDQLEKSLVKYVNLPVVNIRILNFKIGVMGDVMKPDVYTFQNEKVSILDALSSAGDLTITGKRQNVLLIREINGKREFIPIDLTSKKLFESPYYYLRNNDILYVDPDRTKFAQYDTGYRTASLIISAVSAVSLVITVILYHK; encoded by the coding sequence ATGAAGCGTACTTTTATCAATCTTGTTATCGTAGGTTTATTGTTTTTCGCGGCGTCTTGCGGCACTTACAAGCAGGTACCCTATTTCCAGGACCTTGACCGTTCGTCTGTAGTATCGCAGGAAATCAAAAATTATTCACCGCTTACTATACAATCGGGCGATATATTGGGTATAAGCGTTACCAGTAACTCGGATCCCGCAGCAGTAGCTGTTTTCAACTATAACTTAAACCGGGTTAATGGTGTCAACTCTGATTTTACGCCGAGTAATGCAGTTGTGGGTTACCTGGTTGACACCAAAGGTAATATACAGGTGCCTTACCTGGGTACAATGAAAGTAGCCGGTTACACAACAACCGACTTAAGAGATCAACTGGAAAAATCGTTGGTAAAATATGTTAATCTGCCGGTGGTCAATATCCGCATCCTTAATTTCAAAATCGGCGTTATGGGTGATGTGATGAAACCGGACGTGTATACTTTCCAGAACGAAAAAGTGTCAATACTCGATGCGCTAAGTAGTGCAGGGGACCTGACCATTACCGGGAAGCGTCAGAATGTTTTGCTGATCAGGGAAATTAACGGCAAACGGGAATTTATACCTATCGACCTTACTTCTAAAAAACTATTCGAATCACCTTACTATTATCTAAGGAATAACGACATACTTTACGTTGACCCTGATCGTACTAAATTCGCTCAATACGATACAGGTTACCGCACGGCATCTCTGATAATCTCTGCTGTATCGGCTGTATCACTCGTTATAACTGTAATATTATATCACAAATAA
- a CDS encoding GNAT family N-acetyltransferase, with translation MTIRPLTQNDIEQCARLYVLAYNRPPWNYNFSHEKAVKYLTEYTERSRFVGFVLVEGDNIAGAMLGHSKTWWTNDLLYIDELFVAPESRGKGYGKSLLDHAEEYSREQGFEVITLMTNKHMPAFEFYNHIDYIQAEHFVFLFKPV, from the coding sequence ATGACAATAAGGCCCCTAACCCAAAATGATATAGAGCAATGTGCCCGCTTGTATGTGCTGGCATACAACAGGCCACCCTGGAACTATAACTTCAGTCATGAAAAGGCTGTAAAATACCTCACAGAGTATACCGAGCGAAGCAGGTTTGTAGGATTTGTACTGGTTGAAGGCGATAATATTGCCGGCGCCATGTTAGGGCATTCCAAAACATGGTGGACAAATGACCTTTTATATATTGATGAATTATTTGTAGCTCCTGAAAGTCGTGGAAAGGGTTACGGAAAAAGTCTGCTTGATCATGCCGAGGAATATTCGCGCGAGCAGGGGTTTGAGGTAATAACGCTTATGACGAACAAACACATGCCGGCATTCGAGTTTTATAATCATATTGATTATATACAAGCCGAACATTTTGTGTTCTTATTCAAGCCGGTATAG
- a CDS encoding non-ribosomal peptide synthetase, producing the protein MLDLILSDEKSYDVEIGYWKEKLQGAAPVLLTTDFSRTSAAGGNNASFEFTIDKKIIEKLGAFGEKPDAELFANLLAAFKVLLYRYSNQEDICVGNIIVRKVENENPGDAALNVLALRDSLTGEDAYNDFLNRVKNTTVEAYQNQRVPFDTVLSSLAKDHKGPNPLFNTTFSLQSEVNEAVKKEAAKYDISLVINNSVSGVSAELFYNVNLFKKGTIERMAGHYEQLLRSIGEDTENKTGALPMLTPAEIEDIQVKFNDTLTYYPAEKTLVDIFEEQVAKTPEGIALRQHDKTLTYSELNKKANQLAHFLIGHGVQRTDNIGIIATRGFDMIIGMFGIMKAGGAYVPIDPEYPIDRQEYILQNSAAIKVIADGDYPLQDLVPPEQFIRINTLDFSGYSAENPGLEIDSKQLGYTIYTSGSTGRPKGVMIEHHSAVNLCLWVNKEYSISSEDKLLFITSMCFDLSVYDIFGILAAGGSVVIVEQQELMDVPKLKDMMLNYGITFWDSVPTTMDYLVRELESRDQDYIQETLRVVFMSGDWIPVNLPDRIKKYFPKTKVISLGGATEGTVWSNFFPVNEVGKDWNSIPYGRPLANNFFYILNDQLQPQPVGIPGELYIGGVGVARGYANDEAKTNYSFVKDPFNNKAGGRMYRTGDLGRMLPSLNMEFIGRKDNQVKIRGYRIELGEIESVLGQCDVVRQAVVLAKDDKDKKKRLVSYVVGKGDYSRDKVIDFLKAKLPDYMVPTLWMELDELPLTSNNKIDRKSLPDFDAEEQQKDNYVAPRTETEQAVAEIWKAVLKLQRVGIDDNFFDIGGHSLLAVQIMTRIEKKLGKKHAIAVLFQYPTVAQLSAFIEKEDTRNIKWRTIVPIKATGSKMPLYIVHGAGLNVLNFHDLASHVDAEQPVFGVQGIGLDGEDASFNNIEDIASFYTDELLKHNPAGPYAIAGYSIGGFLAVEMARKLQAMGKEVKELIIFDTDADNARETEPWYVITPKIVKRYLPRFLGGKKSLRKQLAYKFRSNKEVLTNKVGLQEKPESAEYYALLDSIKQRYFAAFKDYKLTPLNIDIQLFKADFNDHYNDDEIYLGWKKYTTKEVKRYLVPGNHLTMMVPPNVSSLAEGLQEVLNNA; encoded by the coding sequence ATGCTTGATCTTATCTTATCCGATGAAAAATCTTATGATGTTGAAATAGGTTACTGGAAGGAGAAATTGCAGGGGGCTGCGCCTGTGCTTTTGACTACCGACTTCAGCCGTACATCTGCCGCAGGGGGCAATAATGCTTCTTTTGAGTTTACAATTGATAAAAAAATAATAGAAAAGTTAGGAGCTTTCGGCGAAAAGCCTGATGCTGAACTGTTTGCAAACCTGCTGGCTGCCTTTAAAGTTTTGTTATACCGGTATAGCAACCAGGAAGATATATGCGTGGGAAATATCATCGTTCGAAAGGTCGAAAATGAAAATCCAGGTGATGCAGCATTAAATGTACTCGCGCTGCGCGACTCATTGACTGGGGAAGATGCATATAACGACTTTTTAAACCGGGTAAAAAATACCACAGTTGAGGCATATCAGAATCAGCGCGTTCCCTTTGATACTGTTTTAAGCAGTTTAGCTAAAGATCACAAGGGGCCAAATCCGCTCTTTAACACAACTTTTTCATTACAAAGTGAGGTTAACGAAGCTGTAAAAAAGGAAGCAGCCAAATACGATATCTCATTGGTTATTAACAATTCTGTGTCCGGGGTATCTGCTGAGTTGTTTTATAATGTCAATTTGTTTAAAAAGGGAACCATTGAGCGGATGGCAGGCCACTATGAGCAATTGTTGAGATCAATAGGAGAGGATACGGAGAATAAAACAGGTGCATTGCCTATGCTTACGCCTGCTGAAATAGAGGATATACAAGTAAAATTTAACGATACTTTAACTTACTACCCGGCTGAAAAAACCCTTGTAGATATTTTTGAAGAGCAAGTTGCCAAAACACCCGAAGGGATAGCATTGCGCCAACACGATAAGACGCTGACCTACAGTGAACTAAATAAAAAAGCCAATCAGCTGGCCCACTTTCTTATCGGGCACGGTGTGCAGCGTACCGACAATATCGGTATCATAGCCACGCGTGGGTTCGATATGATCATCGGAATGTTCGGGATAATGAAGGCAGGCGGAGCTTACGTGCCGATTGACCCGGAATACCCGATAGACCGGCAGGAATATATTCTTCAAAACTCGGCCGCGATCAAAGTTATTGCTGATGGCGATTACCCATTGCAGGACCTGGTGCCGCCGGAACAGTTTATCAGGATCAATACGCTTGACTTTAGCGGTTACAGCGCCGAAAATCCAGGGCTCGAAATAGACAGTAAGCAATTAGGCTATACAATATACACCTCGGGCTCGACAGGCAGACCAAAAGGAGTGATGATAGAACACCATTCGGCTGTAAACCTGTGCCTATGGGTAAATAAGGAATATAGTATCAGTTCGGAAGATAAGCTACTGTTCATTACATCCATGTGTTTTGACCTTTCGGTTTATGATATATTTGGGATACTTGCGGCCGGGGGATCTGTTGTGATTGTTGAACAACAGGAATTGATGGATGTTCCGAAGCTTAAAGATATGATGCTTAATTACGGCATTACATTCTGGGATTCTGTACCCACAACCATGGATTACCTGGTAAGGGAGCTGGAAAGCCGCGACCAGGATTACATACAGGAAACACTCAGGGTGGTATTTATGAGTGGCGACTGGATACCGGTTAACCTGCCCGACAGGATAAAAAAATATTTCCCAAAAACAAAAGTTATAAGCCTGGGGGGCGCCACTGAAGGCACAGTATGGTCAAATTTCTTCCCGGTGAATGAGGTGGGCAAGGATTGGAATAGCATACCCTACGGCAGGCCGCTGGCAAATAACTTCTTCTATATTCTTAACGATCAATTGCAACCACAGCCGGTAGGTATACCGGGTGAGTTATACATTGGCGGTGTGGGAGTTGCACGCGGTTATGCTAATGATGAGGCAAAAACAAATTATTCGTTTGTAAAAGACCCTTTTAACAATAAGGCAGGTGGTAGGATGTACCGTACAGGCGACCTTGGCCGCATGCTGCCCAGCCTGAATATGGAATTTATTGGCCGCAAGGACAACCAGGTGAAAATCCGAGGTTACCGTATTGAACTGGGTGAGATCGAAAGCGTTCTGGGCCAGTGCGATGTGGTAAGGCAGGCAGTTGTTTTGGCTAAAGATGATAAAGACAAGAAAAAACGCCTGGTAAGTTACGTGGTAGGTAAAGGGGATTACAGCCGCGATAAGGTGATCGACTTCCTGAAAGCAAAACTGCCTGATTACATGGTACCTACATTGTGGATGGAACTGGACGAATTGCCTTTAACATCAAACAATAAGATCGACAGGAAATCGCTCCCTGATTTTGATGCCGAAGAGCAACAAAAAGATAATTATGTTGCCCCCCGTACGGAAACAGAGCAGGCGGTTGCCGAAATATGGAAGGCTGTTTTAAAATTACAGCGTGTTGGTATTGATGACAACTTTTTTGATATAGGTGGGCATTCTCTGCTTGCCGTGCAAATAATGACGCGTATCGAAAAGAAACTGGGAAAAAAACATGCTATCGCTGTATTATTTCAATATCCAACTGTAGCTCAGCTAAGTGCGTTTATTGAAAAAGAAGACACCCGGAACATTAAGTGGCGTACCATAGTGCCAATAAAAGCTACAGGCAGTAAAATGCCACTTTATATTGTCCATGGTGCAGGATTGAACGTGCTCAACTTTCACGACCTGGCATCGCATGTAGATGCGGAACAGCCCGTGTTTGGTGTGCAGGGGATAGGTCTTGATGGCGAAGATGCTTCGTTTAACAATATAGAGGATATCGCGTCTTTTTACACCGATGAACTGCTAAAACATAATCCAGCGGGGCCTTATGCCATTGCCGGATATTCTATCGGAGGATTTTTGGCTGTGGAAATGGCCCGCAAATTACAAGCAATGGGTAAGGAAGTAAAAGAACTTATCATTTTCGATACCGATGCCGATAACGCAAGGGAAACAGAACCGTGGTATGTAATTACGCCAAAGATCGTAAAACGTTATTTACCAAGGTTCCTGGGTGGTAAGAAATCGCTTCGAAAACAATTGGCGTATAAATTCAGGTCAAATAAAGAGGTGCTGACAAATAAGGTTGGCTTGCAGGAAAAGCCTGAATCGGCTGAATATTACGCTTTACTCGATTCGATAAAGCAGAGGTATTTTGCTGCATTTAAAGATTATAAACTTACGCCGTTGAATATTGATATACAACTATTTAAGGCTGATTTTAATGATCATTATAACGATGATGAAATTTACCTCGGCTGGAAAAAATACACAACAAAGGAAGTTAAGCGGTACCTGGTACCCGGTAATCACCTGACCATGATGGTTCCGCCAAATGTTTCCAGCCTGGCCGAAGGGTTGCAGGAAGTATTAAATAATGCCTGA
- the pgl gene encoding 6-phosphogluconolactonase: MKINVFKTEDEVLDGLANYFVEVAAKSIAHHGQFSVALSGGNSPKKLYELLASPKFRDKVEWKKVHFFFGDERYVPHTDLQSNYLMAKKAILEPLDLSYRQIFPVNTSVSPEEAAARYINDINLYFAGFDARFDLVLLGLGDNSHTASLFPHTPVLHDKTASVKEVFLDDQQVFRITMTAPLINQAHHIAYLVYGAGKAEAVHHVIEDKKDIENYPAQLIKPSDGELQWFLDTAAAALLKK; this comes from the coding sequence ATGAAAATAAACGTTTTTAAAACGGAAGATGAGGTATTAGATGGCCTGGCTAATTATTTTGTCGAAGTTGCCGCAAAATCAATAGCACATCACGGGCAGTTCTCGGTTGCCTTATCAGGGGGTAATTCACCAAAAAAACTATACGAACTATTGGCGTCGCCTAAATTCAGGGATAAAGTAGAATGGAAAAAAGTACATTTCTTTTTTGGCGACGAGCGTTACGTTCCGCACACCGATCTGCAGAGCAACTACCTGATGGCCAAGAAAGCCATACTTGAACCGCTGGATCTTAGTTACCGCCAGATATTCCCGGTAAATACATCAGTTTCGCCTGAGGAAGCTGCAGCGAGATATATCAATGATATTAATTTATACTTTGCGGGATTCGATGCCCGGTTCGACCTGGTACTATTAGGATTAGGTGATAATTCGCACACCGCTTCTCTATTTCCGCACACACCGGTTTTACACGATAAAACGGCATCGGTAAAAGAAGTGTTTTTAGACGACCAGCAAGTTTTCCGTATCACTATGACTGCTCCGCTGATCAACCAGGCACACCATATTGCCTACCTGGTTTATGGTGCCGGCAAAGCCGAAGCCGTGCATCATGTTATAGAGGATAAAAAGGATATTGAAAATTACCCGGCACAACTTATCAAACCATCGGATGGGGAGTTACAATGGTTCCTCGATACGGCAGCCGCGGCACTTTTGAAGAAATAA